From a single Methanofollis sp. W23 genomic region:
- a CDS encoding TrkA C-terminal domain-containing protein, producing the protein MMEVEYQPTSLKDVLIEMKDISELMVDLAYSAILFESRDVAGEVGNLEEIMNRHVYQARISAMLGARRVEEAESMSGLLQIAESAERISNSASEVSKLILKGAKFPQKLRNALPEAEEVTVRVEVRSGSVLDGQTLGEVKLQSRSGMRVIAIRRGNGWIYDPDKYSGVAAGDILLAKGLEAGIRPFHIMTGAVQEAKEEAAKAGCVDDLDRAVALMIEMKNLSELAVGLAYTSLLFTNEDVAQEVVALNERMEDMRYQFDLWVLEAAKRIENVEYLRGLLYLSSFAETISGAASSIADILLRDIEIPPIFRMIVRESDEIITHLQVERGAALADRSLKEASLATVTGMVVLAVKRGGERWKYRPGRDERLHAGDRIIAKGRRDGEERLATLCSAENT; encoded by the coding sequence ATGATGGAAGTCGAATATCAGCCGACCAGCCTCAAAGATGTCCTCATCGAGATGAAAGACATCTCTGAACTGATGGTTGACCTCGCCTATTCTGCCATTCTTTTTGAAAGCCGGGACGTCGCCGGCGAGGTAGGAAACCTCGAAGAGATCATGAACAGGCACGTCTACCAGGCCCGCATCTCGGCGATGCTCGGGGCGCGGCGGGTAGAGGAGGCTGAGTCGATGAGCGGACTGTTGCAGATCGCAGAGTCGGCCGAGCGGATCTCGAACTCGGCCTCAGAGGTCTCGAAGCTCATCCTCAAAGGGGCCAAGTTCCCGCAGAAACTCAGAAACGCCCTGCCCGAGGCCGAGGAGGTCACGGTGCGGGTCGAGGTCAGGTCTGGCTCGGTCCTCGACGGCCAGACCCTGGGCGAGGTGAAACTCCAGAGCAGGTCAGGGATGCGTGTCATTGCCATCAGGCGGGGGAACGGCTGGATCTATGACCCTGACAAGTATTCAGGGGTCGCGGCCGGCGACATCCTCCTTGCAAAAGGGCTTGAAGCCGGCATCCGCCCCTTCCACATCATGACCGGTGCAGTCCAGGAAGCAAAAGAAGAAGCGGCAAAGGCCGGATGCGTCGACGACCTCGACCGCGCTGTCGCCCTTATGATCGAGATGAAAAATCTCTCCGAGCTTGCAGTCGGACTTGCATACACCTCTCTCCTCTTTACCAACGAGGACGTGGCCCAGGAGGTCGTCGCCCTCAATGAACGGATGGAGGACATGCGCTACCAGTTCGACCTGTGGGTGCTCGAGGCCGCAAAGAGGATCGAGAACGTGGAATATCTCCGCGGTCTCCTCTACCTCTCCTCCTTTGCCGAGACCATCTCGGGTGCGGCCTCTTCGATCGCTGATATCCTCCTCAGGGACATCGAGATCCCGCCGATCTTCAGGATGATCGTGCGCGAGTCAGACGAGATCATCACCCATCTCCAGGTGGAGAGGGGTGCGGCCCTTGCCGACCGGAGCCTCAAGGAGGCGTCGCTTGCGACGGTCACCGGCATGGTGGTGCTCGCGGTCAAACGCGGTGGTGAACGCTGGAAATACCGTCCCGGCCGTGACGAACGGCTTCACGCAGGCGATCGCATCATCGCAAAAGGGAGGAGAGACGGCGAGGAACGGCTTGCCACCCTTTGTTCAGCTGAGAATACATAA
- a CDS encoding OB-fold nucleic acid binding domain-containing protein: MVQQEDTIVYSLGSGCGLEDVEEGKIYAGTVQGFANFGTFVQLNARLKGLVHKSNILGRHEEKEQIFVKVINIRNNGNIDLAEVTPTVFRLENVTRQAKVTGLGDLASRVGRDVTLETIVAQIKQTSGPTIFTLVDATGSGNAAAFVEAGVRAYPEVELGDSVFVVGEVMRRQNQLQIEVSAMERLSGEDAQRVHDRIEEALDARSEPEEIPLLIESEAMEQLRPEMRKVAKRIRRAVFEAQPIILRHHADADGISAAVAVEQAVVSLIKEEGNDLDTAYYLFKRSPSKAPFYEIEDITRDLDFALKDNVRFGQKMPLIVLMDNGSTEEDIPAMKVARVYDLPIIVVDHHHPDAVVDDYLVAHVNPYHVGADFGITAGMLGTEVARLIFPGVSDRIKHFPAVAAVGDRSEAPERQRYLDLIADDYTEDECKDIALALDYEQFWLRFNDGREIVKDLLNVDGERDLQDRFVNLLVDEANAAIEDQMSASMPHVTEEILANGAHLFRIDVEIFAHRFTFPPPGKTSGEIHDRLCQQHPGEPVVTLGFGPDFAVLRSRGVMMNIPQMVRELHEEIKGGGISGGGHLVVGSIKFVEGMREEALASLVEKIGRVPVETSLPEHSEE; this comes from the coding sequence ATGGTTCAACAAGAAGATACGATTGTGTACTCCCTTGGCTCGGGATGTGGGCTCGAGGACGTCGAAGAAGGCAAGATCTATGCAGGGACCGTGCAGGGCTTTGCTAACTTCGGCACTTTTGTCCAGTTGAATGCCAGGCTCAAGGGTCTGGTCCACAAGAGCAACATCCTTGGGCGTCATGAGGAGAAGGAACAGATCTTCGTGAAGGTCATCAACATCAGGAACAACGGGAACATCGACCTTGCCGAGGTCACCCCCACGGTCTTCCGCCTGGAGAACGTGACCAGACAGGCAAAGGTGACCGGGCTTGGCGACCTGGCCTCGCGGGTCGGGCGTGACGTCACTCTTGAGACGATCGTCGCTCAGATCAAGCAGACGAGCGGGCCGACGATCTTCACCCTGGTCGATGCCACCGGGAGCGGGAATGCCGCGGCCTTTGTCGAGGCCGGGGTGCGCGCCTACCCTGAGGTCGAACTCGGCGACTCGGTCTTTGTCGTCGGTGAGGTGATGCGCCGGCAGAACCAGCTCCAGATCGAGGTCAGCGCCATGGAACGTCTCTCCGGCGAGGACGCCCAGAGGGTCCACGACCGGATCGAGGAGGCGCTCGATGCCCGCTCTGAGCCCGAAGAGATCCCGCTTCTCATCGAGAGCGAGGCGATGGAGCAGTTGCGCCCTGAGATGCGGAAGGTCGCCAAGCGGATCAGGCGGGCGGTCTTTGAGGCCCAGCCGATCATCCTGCGCCACCACGCCGACGCCGACGGGATCAGCGCGGCGGTCGCGGTCGAGCAGGCGGTGGTCTCTCTCATCAAGGAGGAGGGCAATGACCTGGACACGGCGTATTATCTCTTCAAGCGCTCGCCGTCGAAGGCGCCCTTCTACGAGATCGAGGATATCACGAGGGATCTTGACTTCGCGCTGAAGGACAATGTCAGGTTCGGGCAGAAGATGCCGTTGATCGTCCTGATGGACAACGGGTCCACTGAGGAGGATATCCCGGCGATGAAGGTGGCCAGGGTCTACGACCTCCCGATCATCGTCGTCGACCACCATCATCCCGACGCTGTCGTCGACGATTACCTGGTCGCCCATGTCAACCCCTATCATGTGGGTGCCGACTTCGGGATCACGGCCGGGATGCTCGGGACCGAGGTGGCACGGCTCATCTTCCCGGGCGTGAGCGACCGGATCAAACACTTCCCGGCGGTTGCGGCGGTCGGTGACCGGAGCGAGGCGCCCGAGAGGCAGCGTTACCTCGACCTCATCGCCGACGACTACACCGAGGACGAGTGCAAGGACATCGCCCTGGCCCTGGACTACGAGCAGTTCTGGCTGCGGTTCAATGACGGCAGGGAGATCGTCAAGGACCTCCTGAATGTGGACGGCGAGCGTGACCTGCAGGACAGGTTCGTCAACCTCCTGGTCGACGAGGCGAACGCCGCCATCGAGGACCAGATGAGTGCGTCCATGCCCCATGTCACCGAGGAAATTCTCGCAAATGGTGCGCATCTCTTCAGGATCGATGTGGAGATCTTTGCCCACAGGTTTACGTTCCCCCCGCCGGGCAAGACGTCGGGCGAGATCCACGACCGTCTCTGCCAGCAGCACCCGGGCGAACCGGTGGTCACGCTTGGGTTTGGCCCGGACTTTGCGGTGCTCCGTTCCCGTGGCGTGATGATGAATATCCCGCAGATGGTCAGGGAGCTCCACGAGGAGATCAAGGGCGGCGGGATCAGCGGCGGCGGTCACCTGGTGGTCGGGTCGATCAAGTTCGTCGAGGGGATGCGCGAGGAGGCGCTCGCCAGTCTGGTCGAGAAGATCGGGCGCGTGCCGGTGGAGACGTCCCTGCCCGAGCATTCAGAAGAGTGA